The DNA sequence CCGCACGCGCACGGCGGCGCCGTCGGGCCACGGGTGCGAGAGGAGCGCGCGCTGCGCCTCGATCGCTGCGGCCAGGGCGTCGCGCGCCCGCTCGAACGCCACGAAGAGCCCGTCGCCCGCGGTGTCGACCAGCCGCCCGCCGTGGCGCTCGCACGCGCCCATGGCCAGCCGCCGCTGCTCCTCGAGCACCGCGGGGTACGCCGCCCCGATCTGCTGCAGCAGGCGGGTGGACCCCTCCATGTCGGTGAAGAGGAAGGTGACGGTGCCGCGGGGCCCGGCCGCTCCCGGTTCGGGCTGCATCGTGGGTGGTCTCTCCTGGACGGCGGTCGGACCGTACGGTGTGGACTGATAATTAAGCGCGGCGGGCGGGATGGGCAAACCCGGCGGCGCGGCTGCCGATCCCCTTTCGTTCTCCGGCCGCCGAGGTCACACTTCACCCGGATCGGCATCGTCGGGATCGCGCGATGGCGAGAGCGACCGCGAGGAGGTGAGAACATGCGAAAACCGCTGGCGGCGGCCATCAGCGCGGTGTTCTTCGCGCTGGCGCCGGGCGTGGTGGCGGGGGCGGTCCCGTGGTGGCTCACCGGGTGGCGGCTGGGCCTGCCGCTCGGCTCCTGGCTGCCGGTGCGGCTCGTGGGTGCTCTCCTCCTGGTGACGAGCGTGCCGGTGCTGGTGCACGCGTTCGCCCGCTTCGTCGCGCAGGGGAGGGGAACGCCGGCCCCGGTCGCGCCGACGGAGCGGCTCGTGGTGACCGGGGCCTACCGCTACGTGCGCAACCCGATGTACCTGGCGGTGCTGGCCGCGATCGTCGGCCAGGCGATGCTGCTCTGGCAGGGCGTGCTCCTGACGTACGCCGCCGTGACGTGCGCGTTCTTCGTGGCGTTCGTGAAGGCGTACGAGGAGCCCACGCTCGCGCGGCAGTTCGGCGAGCAGTACGCGGCGTACCGGCGGGCGGTGCCGGGGTGGTGGCCGCGCCGGCGCCCCTGGGCCGGACCGCTCGACGGGTGAGACGAGAAAACTACAACTGCTTGTCTCACGCAGAGACGCAGAGACGTAGAGAAACCCCTGGCAGTTCTCTGCGCCTCTGCGTCTCTGCGTGAGGCTTGCCGTTTTTTCGGATTTTGAGATCTTCTCCCCATGATCCCCGCCCGCCGTCTCACCCTCGCGCTGCTGCTCGGCGCGGCCGCGCTGTCCGCCGCGCCTCGGCTCCGCGCCCAGGCGGACGGGGCGCCGCTCTGCGCGTCGACGGACACGGCGGCGACCGCGCCCAGCCGCGACCTGTACTGCCTGGACCTGGTCCCCGTGCCGGGGCTGCGCCAGGCGTCGGGCACCGTGGAGCTGGGCACGGTGCCCTCGCCCTTCGGCGTCGCGCTCACGGCGGACGGGCGGCACCTCTACGATCTCTCGATCACGCTGCGGGACCTGCCCCCGCCCGCGTCGCTCGGGCCCTACACCACCTACGTGGCCTGGGCGGCGCCGCCGTCGCTGGAGCCGATGCTCCGGCTGGGCGCGGTGGCCGCGGGCCGCACCCGGCTCGGGCGCGTGGCGCTCAACAAGTTCCTGGTCTTCGTCAGCGCCGAGCCCTCGGCCGACGCGCCCCGGCGCACCGGCCCGCTGGTGCTGCGCGGCGCCTCGCCGAGCATGCGGATGGGCGACACGCACCTGCTCGGGCTCGGGTCGGGCTCCGCCGCGCACGAGCACCACTCCGCGGCAAGCGGCTGGCCGATGCCGCCGCCCCCGGACCCCCGCGTGGCGCCGATGCCGATGCCGGGGCTGGAGAACGCCGTCCCCGCCGCGGCGCCGTACCTGCCGGGCGAGGGCGTCGATCCCGCCCGCCTCCCCCTGGCGCGCCCCCGCGAGCTGCGCGACCTGGCGGACGGGGACACGCTGCGGCTGGAGGCCGGCCTGGTGCGGCGGCGGCTCAAGGGGCGGAACCTGGTGATGTTCGCCTTCAACGGCCAGCACCCGGGGCCGCTGGTCCGCGTCCCGCAGGGCGCCACCCTCTTCGTCGACTTCCGCAACGCCACCGAATGGCCGACGGCGGTCCACTGGCACGGCGTGCGGCTGGACAACGCCTTCGACGGCGTCCCCCACCTCACGCAGGAGCTGGTGGAGCCCGGCGGGCGCTTCCTCTACCGGGTCCACTTCCGCGACGCCGGGATCTACTGGTACCACCCGCACCACCGCGCCGACCTGCTGCAGGACCTGGGGCTGGCGGGGAACCTCCTGGTGCGCCCCTCCGAGCCCGGCTACTACGGGCCGGCGCACCGCGAGGAGGTGCTCATGCTCGACGACCTCCTGCTGGGCGAGGCCGGGCTGGTGCCGTACGGGCGGGAGCGCGCCACCCACGCGGTGATGGGGCGCTTCGGCAACGTGCCGCTCGTCAACGGCGAGCCGCGCTGGCGCCTCGACGCGCGGCGGGGCGAGGTGGTCCGCTTCCACCTCACCAACGCCAGCAACGTCCGGGTCTTCAACCTCTCCTTCGCCGGGGCGCGCATGAAGGTGGTGGCCACCGACGTGGGGCGCTTCGAGCGCGAGGAGTGGGTGGAGAGCGTGGCGATCTCCCCGGCCGAGCGCTACGTGGTGGACGTGCGCTTCGACGCGCCGGGCGAGCACGCCCTCCTCAACCGCGTCCAGGCGCTGGACCACGGCGCGGACCGCTTCTTCGCGGCCGAAGACACCCTGGGCACCGTCCACGTCTCCGCCACGCCGGCCACGCCCGACCTCGCCGACGCGTTCGAACGGCTGCGCGAGCACGGCGAGGTGATCCGCGAGGTCGAGCGCTACCGGCGCCACTTCGGCCGCGCGCCCGACCTGGAGCTGGTGCTGACGCTGGAGAACCGCGGGCTGCCCCTCGCCCTGGAGCAGCTCCTCCGGCTCGACGCGCCGTACTTCAACCCGGTCGAGTGGGCCGGCACCATGCCGATGATGGACTGGCTCCCCACCACCGGCCAGGTGCGCTGGGTGCTGCGCGAGCCGGCCACCGGGCGCGAGAACGAGGGCGTGGGCTGGCGCTTCCGCGTGGGCGACGTGGTGAAGGTCCGCTTCCACAACGACCGCGCCGCGCTGCACGCCATGCAGCACCCGATGCACGTGCACGGGCAGCGCTTCCTGGTGCTGGCCGTCAACGGCGTCCCCACCGCCAACCGCGCCTGGAAGGACACGGTGCTGGTGCCGGTGGGCGCCACCGTCGACGTGCTGCTGGAGCTCTCCAACCCGGGGCGCTGGATGCTGCACTGCCACGTCTCCGAGCACCTGGAGGCCGGGATGCAGACGGTCTTCGAGGTGCGGTGAAGAGATCCTGAGCGGACGTCACGACTGCACCACGGAACGCGGTCATCCTGAGGGCGCACGCACCGAAGCCGCCTCTGCACGGAAGCTCGTGCGCCCGAAGGATCTGCGGACGGGGACCCGCGCGAGCGCCAGGCTCACGCTCGGACCCGACCCGCAGATCCTTCGTCGCCGCCCGGGATCTCGTCACTCCGACGGTTCCGCGCGGCGGCTCCTCAGGATGACAGCGCTGGGTCGTGCTCGTAGAGACCCGTCTCCCGAAATGCTTGACCGGCTGCCTTGGAGCGGCCCACTATCGGTGAGGCCCGACCGCCAACCACCCCCACGGAGGCGCCCCCCATGAGACGGATCCGAGTCGCCGCGCTCCTCGCCCTCGCGCTCGGCAGCGCGACCGCGGCGCACGCCCAGCGCTTCGACGCGCTCAGGCCCAACGTCCGCAGCTTCGTGAGCGTCTCCGAGCCGGTGGTGGCACTCACCAACGTGCGGGTGATCGACGGCACCGGGGCGGCGCCCGCGGCGGGCCAGACCATCGTGATCGAGAACGGCCGCATCGCCGCGGTGGGGCCGGCCGCGTCGGTGCGGGTCCCAGCGGGCGCGCGGGTGATGGACCTCTCCGGGCACACGGTGATCCCCGGGCTGGTGGGGCTGCACGACCACACCTTCTACACGACGCCGCGCCGGCGCGTGCAGGCCAACTTCACCGCGCCCAGGCTGTACCTGGCGAGCGGGGT is a window from the Longimicrobium sp. genome containing:
- a CDS encoding multicopper oxidase family protein, with protein sequence MIPARRLTLALLLGAAALSAAPRLRAQADGAPLCASTDTAATAPSRDLYCLDLVPVPGLRQASGTVELGTVPSPFGVALTADGRHLYDLSITLRDLPPPASLGPYTTYVAWAAPPSLEPMLRLGAVAAGRTRLGRVALNKFLVFVSAEPSADAPRRTGPLVLRGASPSMRMGDTHLLGLGSGSAAHEHHSAASGWPMPPPPDPRVAPMPMPGLENAVPAAAPYLPGEGVDPARLPLARPRELRDLADGDTLRLEAGLVRRRLKGRNLVMFAFNGQHPGPLVRVPQGATLFVDFRNATEWPTAVHWHGVRLDNAFDGVPHLTQELVEPGGRFLYRVHFRDAGIYWYHPHHRADLLQDLGLAGNLLVRPSEPGYYGPAHREEVLMLDDLLLGEAGLVPYGRERATHAVMGRFGNVPLVNGEPRWRLDARRGEVVRFHLTNASNVRVFNLSFAGARMKVVATDVGRFEREEWVESVAISPAERYVVDVRFDAPGEHALLNRVQALDHGADRFFAAEDTLGTVHVSATPATPDLADAFERLREHGEVIREVERYRRHFGRAPDLELVLTLENRGLPLALEQLLRLDAPYFNPVEWAGTMPMMDWLPTTGQVRWVLREPATGRENEGVGWRFRVGDVVKVRFHNDRAALHAMQHPMHVHGQRFLVLAVNGVPTANRAWKDTVLVPVGATVDVLLELSNPGRWMLHCHVSEHLEAGMQTVFEVR
- a CDS encoding isoprenylcysteine carboxylmethyltransferase family protein: MRKPLAAAISAVFFALAPGVVAGAVPWWLTGWRLGLPLGSWLPVRLVGALLLVTSVPVLVHAFARFVAQGRGTPAPVAPTERLVVTGAYRYVRNPMYLAVLAAIVGQAMLLWQGVLLTYAAVTCAFFVAFVKAYEEPTLARQFGEQYAAYRRAVPGWWPRRRPWAGPLDG